AGGAGTACGCCAAGCTTCTCGCGCACAGCTAATAACGTCGGTACGGGTAAAGAAAACACTTAACTTACAGAACTTCTGCCGAAGTCTTTTTTTAAATGGCTTGCGTTTCGAGTTCGAAGCTACACCGCCATTTTGTTAAACGGAAGAGCCTGGTCTATAATCCTTGCAATTGTAAGACACTGTATACACGGGAAAGGTTTATCTATGACAGAAGAAATGAAAGCAACAAATATTACGTGGCACGACCATGCGATTACGCGCGCTGACCGAGAAAATAAAAACGGTCATGGCGCCGCCGTACTGTGGTTTACCGGCTTGTCTGCCTCAGGCAAATCCTGCATTGCCCAGGCTTTACAAATGTATTTATTCGAACAAGGGTGCCAATCCTATGTGTTGGATGGCGACAATGTACGCCATGGTTTGAACAAAGATTTGGGCTTTTCGCCCGCCGACCGCGAAGAGAATATTCGGCGTATCGGCGAGGTGGCCGCTCTTTTCCTTGATGCGGGATTTATTGTCAGTACCGCTTTCATTTCCCCCTATCAGGCAGACCGTGATTTAGTGCGTCAATTGTGCGGCGACCGTTTTATTGAAATCTTTGTGGACTGCCCGGTTGACGTGTGTGCGCAGCGTGATCCCAAAGGTTTATACCAAAAGGCGAAGGAAGGTAAAATTCCTGAATTTACCGGTATCAGCGCGCCCTATGAAGCGCCGGCAAATCCTGAAATCCTGTTGCAGACCGCAACGCATTCAATCGAAGAATGCGTGACACAAATAACGGCGTATCTGCGCAAAGCCGGAATTCTTAACGCTTAAAACAATCTTGTCTTTTCTTTTATAGCGCTGAGACGCGCAGGCAGACCAATCACTTTCGCGGCTGTTGGTCTCGCTTTATGAGTCCCTCGACAACACCAAAGCTGCCTCACGCTACATCAATAATACTTCATGCAAAAAACCCCCTACGGATCAGATCCGCAGGGGGTCATTTCATACCAGATTAATACTGTTAGAATTCAGGATTAGATTTTGGCGTTAAAGATACCGATCACACCAGCCATACTGGGCAGAACCGGCTGCGTCCCGCCAAGGTCCATGGAGGCTGAATTATCCTGACCGGGCGCCGGCGGTACATAGGGAATCCAATCAACGTGACCGTCCATAAAGAGGACGTTACATCCGCCGGGAACGTGGTTAAAGAGGGCGACGCCGCCGCTATTTCCGAAAAGGTCCATCATGGCAAAGAGCGTGCTTTGCGCCATGGCGGAGGTTTGCGGGTTATTAACGTCGGTGATCATGAAACGCTCATTACCTTCTTTCAGGCGATAGATAACTTCACCGCCGCCATTACCAACGGTCTGGCCACTATATACATAACCATCGCTGGCGCGAACGCGTACATCACCGGTCACAACTTCAAGCACTTTCACCCCGGCATTCGCCGCACTCATTTGATCCATGAGGGTTTTCAAAATACGGTCTAAGCCGGCGCCGAACTGAGGCGAAATCAAACCACCGTCAGGGGTGGGCACATTCAAGGCTTGCGTACCGGCCTCCAGATAATCCATCGTTGTGATCTCTACCGGAGGCAGATAGGGTTTATTTAATAAATCAAACATCCATCCAAAGTAGGCATAACTACGCGTATAGGCCCATTTTCCACTAATTTCTTTCGGCTGATAAAAATCCCAATCGCCATCATCATTTTTCAGATCGGAGATACTGTCTTCCGCGTCAGAGGGGCAAATGAGAATGGAGGGATCGGCATTGTAGTTCGGATACCAAGACGTAAATTGCGGCTGAGCAGCAATATAACCATTAACGTTATCCATTAAGTTACCGCTTGGCCAACCGGGGCGTAGAATATTGGTCAATTGGATGGGCGGGAAATAGTCTTTTTGCTCATCGGCATAAAGCTTAAATATCGTACCCCATTGCTTCAGGTTATTTTGACAAGATTTACGACGAGCTGCCTCGCGGGCACGAGCCAACGCGGGCAACAGGATAGCGGCCAAGATACCGATAATGGCAATCACGACCAACAATTCAATAAGTGTAAAGCCACGACGTTTCATACTAAATTCCTTTCGATACCAGATTAAATTATAAACTCCTATAAAAACAAAC
Above is a genomic segment from Candidatus Hydrogenedentota bacterium containing:
- the cysC gene encoding adenylyl-sulfate kinase is translated as MTEEMKATNITWHDHAITRADRENKNGHGAAVLWFTGLSASGKSCIAQALQMYLFEQGCQSYVLDGDNVRHGLNKDLGFSPADREENIRRIGEVAALFLDAGFIVSTAFISPYQADRDLVRQLCGDRFIEIFVDCPVDVCAQRDPKGLYQKAKEGKIPEFTGISAPYEAPANPEILLQTATHSIEECVTQITAYLRKAGILNA
- a CDS encoding DUF1559 domain-containing protein, with protein sequence MKRRGFTLIELLVVIAIIGILAAILLPALARAREAARRKSCQNNLKQWGTIFKLYADEQKDYFPPIQLTNILRPGWPSGNLMDNVNGYIAAQPQFTSWYPNYNADPSILICPSDAEDSISDLKNDDGDWDFYQPKEISGKWAYTRSYAYFGWMFDLLNKPYLPPVEITTMDYLEAGTQALNVPTPDGGLISPQFGAGLDRILKTLMDQMSAANAGVKVLEVVTGDVRVRASDGYVYSGQTVGNGGGEVIYRLKEGNERFMITDVNNPQTSAMAQSTLFAMMDLFGNSGGVALFNHVPGGCNVLFMDGHVDWIPYVPPAPGQDNSASMDLGGTQPVLPSMAGVIGIFNAKI